In Vigna unguiculata cultivar IT97K-499-35 chromosome 3, ASM411807v1, whole genome shotgun sequence, a single genomic region encodes these proteins:
- the LOC114178062 gene encoding probable LRR receptor-like serine/threonine-protein kinase At4g37250 → MTLFCQPLIISLLLLLAVNHCSGLTRDGVLLLSFKYAVLNDPLYVLANWNYTDQTPCSWNGVSCSTVPATNGTEYRVTSLSLPNSQLFGSIPSDLGSIEHLQVLDLSNNSLNGSLPSSLSQSSQLRFLNLSNNLISGEVPESITQLQNLQCLNLSDNALAGKLPHDLSNMHNLTLASFKNNYLVGFLPSGLRTLQVLDLSSNLFNGTLPADFGGDAMRYLNISYNRFFGEIPKEFAANIPGNATVDLSFNNLTGQVPESAVFLNQNWKSFSGNVNLCGEQTKNVCPVPSSSSSNPKVSAPISPPAIAAIPRTFDSSAAPKGKKGSGLKRGTIIGIVVGDVIGIAILGMIFAQVYRLKKKKEVVKKEAVVRSGSGSESESSWESRRFMRWSCLSKRAEEEECSETRSSCDSEVEGQKQKGPQQEEKTGTLVIVDGERQLELETLLKASVYILGATGSSIMYKAVLEDGMSLAVRRIGESGVERFKDFQNQVRLIAKLVHPNLVRIRGFYWGHDEKLIIYDFVPNGCLANVRYRKVGTSPTHLPWEIRLKIAKGVARGLTYLHEKKHVHGNLKPSNILLGNDMEPKIGDFGLERIVTGDTSYKAGGSARIFGSKRSTASRDSFQDITYGPSPSPSPSPSSMMGLSPYHAPESLRNLKPHPKWDVYSFGVMFLELLTGKIVVLDDMGQGPGVLTEDKNRALRMVDMAIRADMEGREEALLAYFKLGYSCVSSVPLKRPSMKEVLQVLEKISSSSSSSSYYYSV, encoded by the exons ATGACTCTCTTCTGTCAACCTCTCATAATCTCACTGCTTCTTCTCCTCGCTGTTAACCACTGTTCTGGACTCACTAGAGACGGCGTTCTCTTGCTTTCTTTCAAGTACGCTGTGCTCAACGACCCTCTTTACGTCCTCGCAAACTGGAACTACACTGACCAGACACCGTGTTCGTGGAACGGCGTTTCTTGTTCCACCGTACCAGCCACCAACGGTACCGAGTACCGCGTCACATCCTTGTCGCTTCCCAATTCTCAGCTTTTCGGTTCGATTCCCTCCGATCTGGGTTCCATTGAACATCTTCAAGTTCTGGACCTTTCCAACAACTCCCTCAACGGCTCTCTTCCCTCTTCGCTGTCCCAATCCTCCCAGCTTAGGTTCCTCAATCTCTCTAACAATTTAATATCTGGGGAGGTTCCGGAGTCCATCACCCAGCTTCAGAATCTCCAATGCCTAAACCTCTCCGACAATGCTTTGGCGGGAAAACTGCCTCACGATTTGTCCAACATGCACAACCTAACTCTCGCTTCCTTCAAGAACAACTACTTGGTTGGTTTTCTTCCCAGCGGCTTGAGAACGTTGCAGGTTTTGGATCTGTCTTCAAACCTTTTCAACGGGACTCTTCCCGCGGATTTCGGCGGAGACGCCATGCGTTACCTAAACATCTCCTACAACAGATTTTTCGGTGAAATCCCGAAGGAGTTCGCAGCAAACATTCCGGGGAACGCCACCGTCGACCTCTCGTTCAACAACCTCACAGGCCAAGTTCCCGAATCCGCCGTGTTTTTGAATCAGAACTGGAAATCGTTCTCCGGTAACGTCAACCTGTGTGGAGAACAGACGAAGAATGTGTGCCCTGTTCCTTCTTCGTCGTCCTCCAACCCGAAAGTTTCTGCTCCTATATCTCCTCCAGCAATCGCGGCAATCCCGCGGACCTTTGATTCTTCGGCAGCGCCGAAGGGGAAAAAAGGGAGTGGTCTGAAACGAGGAACGATTATAGGAATCGTTGTGGGAGACGTAATTGGGATAGCGATTCTGGGCATGATATTCGCGCAGGTGTATCggttgaagaaaaagaaggaggtGGTGAAGAAGGAGGCGGTTGTGAGGAGTGGGAGTGGCAGTGAGAGTGAGAGTTCGTGGGAGTCTAGAAGGTTTATGAGGTGGTCGTGTTTGAGTAAGAGAGCGGAAGAGGAAGAGTGTTCGGAGACAAGAAGCAGTTGTGATAGCGAGGTGGAGGGGCAGAAGCAGAAGGGTCCTCAACAGGAGGAGAAAACGGGGACTCTTGTGATCGTGGACGGTGAACGACAGCTTGAACTGGAAACGCTGCTGAAGGCTTCTGTGTACATATTGGGTGCGACAGGGTCCAGCATAATGTACAAGGCTGTCTTGGAAGATGGTATGTCCTTGGCGGTTCGGAGAATCGGGGAGAGCGGTGTGGAGCGGTTCAAGGACTTCCAGAACCAGGTTCGACTTATTGCTAAACTGGTGCACCCTAATCTGGTTCGCATTCGAGGCTTCTACTGGGGACACGATGAGAAGCTCATCATCTATGATTTCGTTCCAAACGGTTGTCTTGCCAATGTTCGTTACA GGAAGGTGGGCACCTCGCCGACTCATTTACCGTGGGAAATCAGGTTGAAGATAGCGAAAGGGGTGGCACGTGGGCTCACTTATCTCCACGAGAAGAAACACGTGCATGGAAACTTGAAGCCTAGCAATATTCTGCTGGGCAATGACATGGAGCCCAAGATTGGAGACTTTGGGCTTGAGAGAATAGTCACCGGTGACACCAGTTATAAGGCTGGCGGATCGGCGCGTATTTTTGGGAGCAAGAGATCCACGGCCTCGCGGGACAGTTTTCAGGACATTACCTATGGGCCAAGCCCGAGCCCGAGCCCGAGCCCTAGCTCCATGATGGGCTTATCTCCTTACCATGCTCCTGAGTCGCTGAGGAACCTGAAGCCTCACCCCAAGTGGGACGTGTACTCTTTTGGGGTAATGTTTCTTGAGCTTCTAACGGGGAAGATTGTGGTCTTGGATGATATGGGCCAAGGGCCTGGGGTTTTGACGGAGGATAAGAACCGGGCCTTGCGTATGGTTGACATGGCTATCAGGGCCGACATGGAGGGTAGAGAGGAGGCCCTGTTGGCCTACTTCAAGCTAGGGTATAGTTGTGTGTCTAGCGTTCCACTGAAAAGGCCTTCTATGAAAGAGGTGCTACAAGTTCTTGAAAAGATCTcatcctcctcttcttcttcctcatatTACTATAGCGTCTAA